The Cupriavidus nantongensis genome has a segment encoding these proteins:
- the treF gene encoding alpha,alpha-trehalase TreF, which translates to MRPTGKPDTESAVPPSPAAASGSTVPRSAPATPDGAGAVAGPAAAPGKIHRAAQPHLITHRDCPPPHTLPGCACADMLSPAARYCELFVDVQHSGLFADSKTFPDCIPNCDPDLIVARYREARVTPGFSLADFVQAYFTRATVPDSHYVSDPDSTLREHIDSLWPVLTRAPVAHPPLSSLLPLPHRYVVPGGRFGELYYWDSYFTMQGLARSGLGDLMVEMTRNFAYLIDTYGLVPNGTRNYYLSRSQPPVFALMVDLLEREQLASALDFLPQLRREYAFWMDGAERLCPGHAHRRVVCLPDGALLNRYWDDRPWPREEAFLEDMETALRSGRPHHMVFRDLRAAAESGWDFSSRWLDAPDPRAGQPADLATIRTTAMLPVDLNALLWHLETRLAALCEQAGDAASEVYRAAAQRREAAILQYLWDGAAGVFVDYDWCRGAPRRYLTAATVMPLYLGLASAAQAQAVAQAVQERLLVDGGLATTECTSGQQWDQPNGWAPLQWLAVCGLERYGHEALAREIAQRWLATVASLYTHECKLVEKYRIRRIEGAAQGGGGGEYPLQDGFGWTNAVAGAMMARYGEVPATCRADDVGASR; encoded by the coding sequence ATGCGGCCGACCGGCAAGCCTGATACCGAATCCGCGGTGCCGCCGTCGCCCGCCGCCGCAAGCGGCAGCACGGTGCCGCGCAGCGCCCCGGCCACGCCCGACGGGGCTGGCGCCGTGGCCGGCCCGGCCGCGGCGCCCGGCAAGATCCACAGGGCGGCGCAGCCGCACTTGATCACGCACCGCGACTGCCCGCCGCCGCACACGCTGCCGGGCTGCGCCTGCGCCGACATGCTGTCGCCCGCGGCGCGCTATTGCGAGCTGTTCGTCGACGTCCAGCACAGCGGCCTGTTCGCCGACAGCAAGACCTTCCCGGACTGCATTCCCAACTGCGACCCCGACCTGATCGTGGCGCGCTATCGCGAGGCGCGCGTCACGCCCGGCTTCTCGCTGGCGGATTTCGTGCAGGCGTATTTCACGCGCGCCACGGTGCCGGACAGCCACTACGTGTCCGATCCCGACAGCACCCTGCGCGAGCATATCGACAGCCTGTGGCCGGTGCTGACGCGCGCGCCCGTGGCCCATCCGCCGCTGTCGTCGCTGTTGCCGCTGCCGCACCGCTACGTGGTGCCGGGCGGGCGCTTCGGTGAACTCTATTACTGGGATTCCTACTTCACCATGCAGGGGCTGGCCCGCAGCGGGCTCGGCGACCTGATGGTGGAGATGACGCGGAATTTCGCCTACCTGATCGACACCTACGGCCTGGTGCCGAACGGCACCCGCAACTACTACCTGAGCCGCTCGCAGCCGCCGGTGTTCGCGCTGATGGTGGACCTGCTTGAGCGCGAGCAACTGGCCAGCGCGCTCGATTTCCTGCCGCAGCTGCGCCGCGAATATGCCTTCTGGATGGACGGCGCCGAGCGCCTGTGCCCCGGCCACGCGCACCGCCGCGTGGTGTGCCTGCCCGACGGCGCGCTGCTCAACCGCTACTGGGACGATCGCCCATGGCCGCGCGAGGAGGCCTTCCTGGAAGACATGGAGACCGCGCTGCGCAGTGGCCGCCCGCACCATATGGTGTTCCGCGACCTGCGCGCCGCAGCGGAGTCGGGCTGGGACTTCAGCTCGCGCTGGCTCGATGCACCGGACCCGCGCGCCGGCCAGCCCGCCGACCTGGCCACCATCCGCACCACGGCGATGCTGCCGGTCGACCTCAATGCGCTGCTGTGGCACCTGGAAACGCGGCTCGCCGCGCTGTGCGAGCAGGCCGGCGATGCCGCGTCGGAGGTTTATCGCGCCGCGGCGCAGCGGCGCGAGGCGGCGATCCTGCAATACCTGTGGGACGGCGCCGCGGGCGTCTTCGTCGACTACGACTGGTGCCGTGGCGCACCGCGCCGGTACCTGACCGCGGCCACCGTGATGCCGCTCTATCTCGGCCTGGCCAGTGCGGCGCAGGCGCAAGCGGTGGCGCAGGCGGTGCAGGAGCGGCTGCTGGTCGACGGCGGCCTGGCCACCACGGAGTGCACCTCGGGCCAGCAATGGGACCAGCCCAATGGCTGGGCGCCGCTGCAGTGGCTGGCGGTATGCGGCCTGGAGCGCTATGGGCACGAGGCCCTGGCGCGCGAGATCGCGCAACGCTGGCTGGCCACAGTGGCCAGCCTGTACACCCACGAATGCAAGTTGGTCGAGAAATACCGCATCCGGCGTATCGAAGGCGCTGCACAGGGCGGCGGCGGCGGCGAGTATCCGCTGCAGGACGGGTTTGGGTGGACCAATGCGGTGGCCGGGGCGATGATGGCACGCTACGGCGAGGTGCCGGCAACGTGCCGCGCGGATGATGTGGGGGCTTCGAGGTGA
- a CDS encoding ligand-gated channel protein: protein MTGLAAICAASGMTGAWAQAQDPKTEATLATVVVTAAGSAQDIRDAPASISVVTRSELENKAYRDINDALVEVPGVIVSGGGDRTDISLRGMGAKYTQVLIDGKRQSSRETRTNSDSSGVESSWTPPLAAIERIEVVRGPMSSLYGSDAMGGVVNIITRKVPKQWTGELRGDATLQQHSDSGNQYQGNFYLAGPLKSDLLGLQLYGQSTHRIEDEIDHGFRGRRAESLTAKLALTPTRQHDIVFEATGMRQQRSETLGKTVPPLPPGTPCPRTGCPASSETDYRSEKYALSHTGRWGFGVSDSYIQQEEFDNRSRQMKIKNLDARTSWAMPLGNHMLSVGAEYLNQRLNDQTGNQIAGGPNRVERYQWALFAEDEWRLAKSFALTGGVRMDHDQNFGQHYSPRLYGVWHAAERWTVKGGVSTGFRAPDLRQTVAGWGQTSRGGNMYGNPDLKPETMVSQELGLLYDKGNGLQAGVTLFNNDFKDKITRVACPPTQCTDGPNKFGAAPTTYMNVDRAYSRGVEASLRWPIAQAWSLTGSYTYTRSEQKSGQYQGQPLNQLPMHLLVATLNWRPSEKINAWARVNYRGKESQPITGPSSSTVVARSYTFVDLGATYALTRNVSVFAGIYNLFDKQVNYTDYGYVEDGRRYWMSVAVKF from the coding sequence GTGACCGGCCTGGCGGCAATATGCGCGGCCTCGGGCATGACCGGGGCGTGGGCCCAGGCGCAGGACCCCAAGACGGAAGCCACCCTCGCCACCGTGGTGGTGACCGCGGCGGGCAGTGCGCAGGATATCCGCGATGCACCCGCGTCGATCAGCGTGGTCACGCGCTCGGAACTGGAAAACAAGGCTTACCGCGACATCAACGACGCGCTGGTCGAAGTGCCGGGCGTGATCGTCAGCGGCGGCGGCGACCGCACCGATATCAGCCTGCGCGGCATGGGCGCCAAGTACACCCAGGTGCTGATCGACGGCAAGCGCCAGAGTTCGCGCGAGACCCGCACCAATTCCGACTCGTCCGGCGTCGAAAGCAGCTGGACCCCGCCGCTGGCCGCGATCGAGCGGATCGAGGTGGTGCGCGGCCCGATGTCGTCGCTGTATGGGTCCGATGCCATGGGCGGCGTGGTCAACATCATCACGCGCAAGGTGCCGAAGCAATGGACCGGCGAGCTGCGCGGCGATGCCACGCTGCAGCAGCACAGCGACTCGGGCAACCAGTACCAGGGCAACTTCTACCTGGCCGGGCCGCTCAAGAGCGACCTGCTCGGGCTGCAGCTGTACGGCCAGAGCACGCACCGCATCGAGGACGAGATCGACCACGGCTTCCGCGGCCGCCGCGCCGAGAGCCTGACCGCCAAGCTGGCGCTGACGCCCACGCGCCAGCACGACATCGTGTTCGAAGCCACCGGCATGCGCCAGCAACGCAGCGAGACCCTGGGCAAGACCGTGCCGCCGCTGCCGCCGGGCACGCCGTGCCCGCGCACCGGCTGCCCCGCGTCGTCCGAGACCGACTACCGCAGCGAGAAATACGCGTTGTCGCACACCGGCCGCTGGGGCTTCGGCGTCTCCGACAGCTATATCCAGCAGGAGGAGTTCGACAACCGCAGCCGGCAGATGAAGATCAAGAACCTGGATGCGCGCACCAGCTGGGCCATGCCGCTGGGCAACCACATGCTGTCGGTCGGCGCCGAATACCTGAACCAGCGCCTGAACGACCAGACCGGCAACCAGATCGCGGGCGGCCCGAACCGGGTCGAGCGCTACCAGTGGGCGCTGTTTGCCGAGGACGAATGGCGCCTCGCAAAGAGCTTTGCGCTGACCGGCGGCGTGCGCATGGACCATGACCAGAACTTCGGCCAGCACTACAGCCCGCGCCTGTACGGCGTCTGGCACGCGGCCGAGCGCTGGACCGTCAAGGGCGGCGTGTCCACCGGCTTCCGCGCGCCGGACCTGCGCCAGACCGTGGCCGGCTGGGGCCAGACCAGCCGCGGCGGCAATATGTACGGCAATCCGGACCTGAAGCCCGAGACCATGGTGTCGCAGGAGCTGGGCCTGCTCTACGACAAGGGCAACGGCCTGCAGGCCGGCGTGACGCTGTTCAACAATGACTTCAAGGACAAGATCACGCGCGTGGCCTGCCCGCCCACGCAATGCACCGACGGGCCCAACAAGTTCGGCGCCGCCCCGACCACGTACATGAACGTCGACCGCGCCTACTCGCGCGGCGTCGAAGCCAGCCTGCGCTGGCCCATCGCGCAGGCGTGGTCGCTGACCGGCAGCTATACCTACACCCGCTCGGAACAGAAGTCCGGGCAGTACCAGGGCCAGCCGCTGAACCAGTTGCCGATGCACCTGCTGGTGGCCACGCTGAACTGGCGCCCGTCGGAAAAGATCAACGCCTGGGCCCGCGTCAACTATCGCGGCAAGGAAAGCCAGCCCATCACCGGGCCATCTTCCAGCACCGTGGTGGCGCGGTCATACACCTTCGTCGACCTGGGCGCGACCTATGCGCTGACCAGGAACGTGTCGGTGTTCGCCGGCATCTATAACCTGTTCGACAAGCAGGTGAACTACACCGACTACGGCTATGTCGAGGACGGCCGACGCTACTGGATGAGCGTGGCGGTCAAGTTTTGA
- the mdtD gene encoding multidrug transporter subunit MdtD has translation MTSPAPDDRTRRIMLWVVAVGFFMQTLDSTIVNTALPSMAHSLGESPLRMQSVVIAYSLTMAVIIPASGWLADRFGTRTIFQTAIALFVAGSLLCAYAPTLNFLIGARVVQGVGGAMLLPVGRLSVLRTFPREQYLQALSFVAIPGMIGPLIGPTLGGWLTQALSWHWIFLINVPVGVLGALATVRYMPNARLAGVGRFDIAGYLLLATAMLALSFSLDGLAGLGFQHATVLMLLIASMAALTAYGLHANRRKQPLFPLRLFRIHSFSVGLLGNLFARIGNGSMPFLIPLTLQVSLGYAPLDAGLMMLPVTAAGMASKRLATRLIQRHGYRRVLVSNTFVVGVVMAAFALITPQLPLWLLVPLLALFGMVNSIQFTAMNTVTLKDLSGAGASSGNSMLSMVQMLSMSLAVTAAGALLATFQHRFGGDPAAVLPAFHATFICMGLITCASAWIFMQLGVREAAPAIPVQHGEKEV, from the coding sequence ATGACCTCGCCCGCGCCCGACGACCGCACCCGCCGCATCATGCTGTGGGTGGTGGCAGTCGGCTTCTTCATGCAGACGCTGGACTCGACCATCGTCAACACCGCGCTGCCGTCGATGGCGCACAGCCTGGGCGAGAGCCCGCTGCGGATGCAGTCGGTGGTGATCGCCTACTCGCTGACGATGGCGGTGATCATCCCGGCCTCGGGCTGGCTGGCCGACCGCTTCGGCACCCGCACCATCTTCCAGACCGCGATCGCGCTGTTCGTGGCCGGCTCATTGCTGTGCGCCTATGCGCCGACGCTGAACTTCCTGATCGGCGCGCGCGTGGTGCAGGGCGTGGGCGGCGCGATGCTGCTGCCGGTGGGGCGGCTCTCGGTGCTGCGCACCTTCCCGCGCGAGCAGTACCTGCAGGCGCTGAGCTTCGTCGCCATCCCCGGCATGATCGGCCCGCTGATCGGCCCCACGCTGGGGGGCTGGCTGACGCAGGCGCTGTCGTGGCACTGGATCTTCCTGATCAACGTGCCGGTCGGCGTGCTGGGCGCGCTCGCCACCGTGCGCTACATGCCCAATGCGCGACTGGCCGGCGTCGGCCGCTTCGACATCGCCGGCTACCTGCTGCTGGCCACCGCCATGCTGGCGCTGTCGTTCTCGCTCGACGGGCTGGCCGGGCTGGGCTTCCAGCACGCCACCGTATTGATGCTGCTGATCGCCAGCATGGCCGCGCTGACCGCCTACGGGCTGCATGCCAACCGCCGCAAGCAGCCACTGTTCCCGTTGCGGCTGTTCCGCATCCACAGCTTCAGCGTCGGGCTGCTGGGCAACCTGTTCGCGCGCATCGGCAACGGCTCGATGCCGTTCCTGATCCCGCTGACGCTGCAGGTCAGCCTGGGCTATGCGCCGCTCGACGCCGGCCTGATGATGCTGCCGGTCACCGCCGCCGGCATGGCGTCCAAGCGGCTTGCCACGCGGCTGATCCAGCGCCATGGCTACCGGCGCGTGCTGGTGTCGAACACCTTCGTGGTAGGCGTGGTGATGGCGGCCTTTGCGCTGATCACGCCGCAGCTGCCGCTGTGGCTGCTGGTGCCGCTGCTGGCGTTGTTCGGCATGGTCAATTCGATCCAGTTCACGGCGATGAACACGGTCACGCTGAAGGATCTGAGCGGCGCCGGCGCCAGCAGCGGCAACAGCATGCTGTCGATGGTACAGATGCTGTCGATGAGCCTGGCGGTGACGGCGGCGGGAGCGTTGCTGGCGACGTTCCAGCACCGTTTTGGCGGGGATCCCGCCGCGGTGCTGCCGGCCTTCCATGCCACCTTTATCTGCATGGGGCTGATCACCTGCGCGTCGGCCTGGATCTTCATGCAGCTGGGCGTGCGCGAGGCCGCGCCGGCGATCCCGGTGCAGCACGGCGAGAAGGAGGTGTAG
- a CDS encoding TonB-dependent receptor family protein produces MNPGGRQIPAMRQQRRSLHRFPTLSTLACAAMLLASAAARAADAPGTAVAAATGETLPDVVVSATRSEQRRFDAPAAVDSVPVDPLRSATPLVNLSEVLAGVPGVAVRDRQNYSQDLQLAVRGFGTRSTFGVRGVRLYVDGIPATMPDGQGQASTADLANASRVEVLRGPFAQLYGNASGGVVQVFTPDPPKDGFTGRASTGFGSDGQWQAGVALAGGNERLGGSLDAWTYQTDGYREHSAARRYQLNARVVAQPASGTRVTGQFNYFNQPLAQDPLGLTRAQADANPRQAVAAATQFDTGKTVEQAQAGVVVDHQLSGTDSLSARLYGGTRNLYQRLGFSGAAPTSSGGIVDLDRTFGGAALSWSRRTTTAAGLPLLWSAGLEANGMRDGRNGYVNQNGTQGALRRDETNTATDLGAFAQFDWSFHPAWQLVGGARVSRVRLGIDDHFITAASPDDSGHASYSNVSPVLGVVWHALDSLNVYANLGRGFETPTLTEVAYGPGGVGSNLGLQASTSRQGEIGIKWQGSGQRLEAALFDADSHDEVVPQSNNAGRTVYQNVSGVRRRGLELGWRGGFLHQVGTPGQGGGSRIEAGLAYTWLDAYFGDGFINAQGQAVAAGNRLPGTARHSLAAELSWRPLAPLTLGAELRVDSRVYADDLNTQAAPGYAVINLRAGYAFRIGPTRFYLFGRIDNLADRRYLGSVIVNEANGRYFEPAPGRRFFIGLRAAL; encoded by the coding sequence ATGAACCCAGGCGGCAGGCAGATCCCGGCGATGCGGCAGCAGCGCCGCTCCCTTCATCGTTTCCCGACCCTTTCGACGCTGGCGTGCGCGGCGATGCTGCTGGCCAGCGCCGCCGCGCGGGCGGCCGACGCGCCCGGCACGGCCGTTGCCGCGGCCACCGGCGAGACCCTGCCGGACGTGGTGGTCAGCGCCACGCGCAGCGAGCAGCGCCGCTTCGACGCGCCCGCCGCGGTCGACAGCGTGCCGGTCGACCCGCTGCGCAGCGCCACGCCGCTGGTGAACCTGTCGGAGGTGCTGGCCGGCGTGCCCGGCGTGGCGGTGCGCGACCGGCAGAACTATTCGCAGGACCTGCAGCTGGCGGTGCGCGGCTTCGGCACGCGCTCGACCTTCGGCGTGCGCGGCGTGCGGCTGTATGTCGACGGCATTCCCGCCACCATGCCGGATGGGCAGGGCCAGGCGTCGACGGCGGATCTCGCCAATGCCAGCCGGGTCGAGGTGCTGCGCGGCCCGTTCGCGCAGCTGTATGGCAATGCCTCGGGCGGGGTGGTGCAGGTGTTTACTCCCGATCCGCCCAAGGACGGGTTCACCGGGCGCGCTTCGACTGGCTTCGGTTCCGACGGCCAGTGGCAGGCCGGCGTGGCGCTGGCCGGCGGCAATGAGCGGCTCGGCGGCTCGCTCGATGCGTGGACCTACCAGACCGACGGCTATCGCGAGCACAGCGCGGCACGCCGCTACCAGCTCAATGCCAGGGTGGTGGCGCAGCCGGCCAGCGGCACGCGCGTGACCGGCCAGTTCAATTACTTCAACCAGCCGCTGGCGCAGGACCCGCTTGGCCTGACCCGCGCGCAGGCCGATGCCAACCCGCGCCAGGCGGTGGCCGCGGCCACGCAGTTCGATACCGGCAAGACCGTCGAACAGGCCCAGGCAGGGGTGGTGGTGGACCACCAGCTCAGCGGCACCGACAGCCTGTCGGCACGGCTGTACGGCGGCACGCGCAACCTGTACCAGCGGCTGGGCTTCAGCGGCGCCGCGCCGACGTCGTCCGGCGGCATCGTCGACCTCGACCGCACCTTCGGCGGTGCGGCGCTGTCGTGGAGCCGGCGCACCACCACGGCTGCGGGTCTGCCCTTGCTGTGGAGCGCCGGACTCGAAGCCAACGGCATGCGCGATGGCCGCAACGGCTACGTGAACCAGAACGGCACGCAGGGGGCGCTGCGCCGCGACGAGACCAATACCGCGACCGACCTCGGCGCCTTCGCGCAGTTCGACTGGAGCTTCCATCCGGCCTGGCAACTGGTGGGCGGCGCGCGCGTGAGCCGGGTGCGGCTGGGCATCGACGACCATTTCATCACCGCGGCCAGCCCCGACGACAGCGGCCACGCCAGCTACAGCAACGTCAGCCCGGTGCTCGGCGTGGTCTGGCATGCGCTGGATTCGCTCAACGTCTACGCCAACCTCGGCCGCGGCTTCGAGACCCCGACGCTGACCGAGGTCGCCTACGGCCCCGGTGGCGTTGGCAGCAACCTGGGTTTGCAGGCATCGACCAGCCGCCAGGGCGAGATCGGCATCAAGTGGCAAGGGTCGGGACAGCGCCTGGAAGCGGCGCTGTTCGATGCCGACAGCCATGACGAGGTGGTGCCGCAATCGAACAACGCCGGGCGCACCGTCTACCAGAACGTCAGCGGCGTGCGCCGGCGCGGCCTGGAGCTGGGCTGGCGCGGGGGCTTTCTCCACCAGGTCGGCACGCCGGGCCAGGGCGGCGGCAGCCGGATCGAGGCGGGGCTGGCCTATACCTGGCTCGATGCGTACTTCGGTGATGGCTTTATCAATGCGCAGGGGCAGGCGGTGGCGGCCGGCAACCGCCTGCCCGGCACCGCGCGCCACAGCCTGGCCGCCGAGCTGTCGTGGCGGCCGCTCGCGCCGCTGACGCTGGGGGCCGAGCTGCGTGTCGACAGCCGGGTCTATGCCGACGACCTCAACACGCAGGCGGCGCCGGGCTATGCCGTGATCAACCTGCGCGCCGGCTATGCCTTCCGCATCGGCCCGACGCGCTTCTACCTGTTCGGCCGCATCGACAACCTGGCCGACCGGCGCTACCTCGGCTCGGTCATCGTCAACGAGGCCAACGGGCGCTACTTCGAGCCGGCACCGGGCCGGCGCTTCTTCATCGGGCTGCGAGCCGCGCTGTAA